TGTGGATCATCCGTCGTCGGCGTTCTCGAGGCTCCGTGGTCAGGGCGAATAGATCTCGGTGACCGTCGTGACCATTCCGTTGTGCACAGTCAGTCGATACGTCCGCCCCGAGCCGGTGACCGTCGCGATTCGCCTCTTGAGGGACGCCAGATCGCCGGTGACCTGGCCGTTGCCGTTGAGTGTGGTGACCGAGACGTGGGGGCTGACGGAGACGACGCGAAGCGTCGGGTTGACGTTGCGGATGTAGTACTTCGAGCACCATCCGTTGACCCAGGCCTCATGCGAGACCTTGTCCTCCTCGCAGGCTTTCAGAGCCGCGGCGCCGGTGAACCAGTCGACCTTGTCCAAGGTCAGGCGCGATGCCTTGACGTCCACCGCCTTGATGTACCCGTAGACCACGCCCTTCAGATCGGTGGGCAGGACGCCATCTCCGGTGCGCGTCGGCTCCGCGGAAGAGGAGGCCGGGGAACTCGTCCGGCTGTGGCTCGTCGTCGCGCTGTACGCCGGCGCGGTGGTGGTCGGGCTGCTGGAGGCCGTCGGGCTCGGGGTGGCGATCGTGGACGTGGTGGACGACGGCTCAGCCGCTCCGGTCGTCGCGACCGGGGACGAGCCGAGGGTGCTCGGTGGCCGGGAAGCCGATGCCGCGGCCGACGGGGAGGCCACTGCGGACGCGGTCGACGCGGCCGGGGTCGACGAGCCAGGAGTGGAGGTACTGCACCCGCCAAGGACGAATGCCGCCACGACGGCCAGCAGGGCCCCGCGCGGCAGGTGAACGGCCGGCATCTTCGTCGCCTCCATCGGCATCCGTGATCGCGCGTCTCGGCGCGCCGATGCCAGGCTCATCCCTCGGACGTTTCCGCGGCAGGGCCGAAGGTCTCGCCGATCAGGGACCTGTGACCCGATCCGTCGGCGGTGTGGCCGTCTGGCCAATGAGGGTCCCGGTAGCGCCCACCCGGCGACACTCTGAGGAAGGGCGCAACCGGCCGATGACGAATCGAGCGTCAGTTGACCTCGGTGATCGCCCGGAGCAGTTCCTCGGGCGTTTCGAGCTGTGGCAGGTGGCCGCTGCGGGGGAGCACGGTGAACGTGGCGGTCGGGATGGCGTCGGCGTAGGCCCGGCCGTAGTCGAGGCCGACGACCCCGTCGCTCTGACCCCAGACGACGTGGACCGGGACGTCGAGGACGGACAACCGGTCGAGCAGGCTGGGGTCGGACATGGTCGGGCCCGCGTACCCGATGATCGCGGCGACGTCGGGGCTCGGGCCACCCGCAGCGCCGGCCGGCGGTCGGGGAGCCTTGGCCGGGTCGTGGAAGGCGAGCGCGGCCAGGTCGGCCGGGGCGAGCCCGCCGACGTCCGTCATCGGGTGGCCATCGACCTCGATACCGATGCCGTCGACGATCACCGCGCTCGACACCCTCGGACTGGCCAGCAATGCCATCTCGGCCGCGATCCAGCCGCCGAAGCTGTTGCCGACGACGGTGACGTCCGTGAGGTCGAGCTCGTCGAGCAGCGCGACGTAGGCGGCGGCGAGATCGCGGGTCGTCGTCAGGTCCTCCGGCCGCGCCGTTCCCCCGAATCCGGGGTGGGTGGGCACGAGTACGCGTGAACGCGTGCGTTCGGCGAGCAGGTCGGCAAAGCCGCGCACGCTGCCGGCTCCCGCCCCACCGTGGAGCAGCAGGAAGACGCGGGCGCGGTCGTGGTCGTAGAACGTGATCTCCACGCCGCCGGCGGCGAACGTGTTGGTGTGGGAGGACTGGAGGCCCGTGACCGGGCTGGTCGTGCTGCTCATCATGAGGTCCATTCGTGAGGTGCGGTGGCGGTGTTCGGATCGGTATATCAGGAACCTTAGGTCAGGGTCCTTGGTAGCGCAAGGACCCGTAGATAAGGAACTTGATCTCATCGGTTGGCTTGCCTATCGTGACGACCATGAAGCCGTCGCTGCAGGACGTGGGTCTCGCCGTCAAACAGTTGCAGTGGAGCCATCACCGGACGGCCAACCGCCGCCTGAGGACCGGGGCCGGCCTGTCTCTGGTCCAGTGGGATGTCTTGCGACACCTGCATCGCGAGCCCGACGCGTCCTTGCACGACCTGGCGACAGCAACCTTCCAGACCGACCAGTCGATGGGCGAGTTGGCCAAACGCATGGTCGACCGTGGTCTGGTGATCCGGGCTGCTGGACCAGGGCGGGCGGTGCGTCATCGCCTGACCGATGAAGGGGAGGCCGCCTACCGGACCGGTTCGGGCATCGTCGACGGCGTGC
This window of the Nakamurella panacisegetis genome carries:
- a CDS encoding alpha/beta fold hydrolase; protein product: MSSTTSPVTGLQSSHTNTFAAGGVEITFYDHDRARVFLLLHGGAGAGSVRGFADLLAERTRSRVLVPTHPGFGGTARPEDLTTTRDLAAAYVALLDELDLTDVTVVGNSFGGWIAAEMALLASPRVSSAVIVDGIGIEVDGHPMTDVGGLAPADLAALAFHDPAKAPRPPAGAAGGPSPDVAAIIGYAGPTMSDPSLLDRLSVLDVPVHVVWGQSDGVVGLDYGRAYADAIPTATFTVLPRSGHLPQLETPEELLRAITEVN
- a CDS encoding MarR family winged helix-turn-helix transcriptional regulator, whose translation is MKPSLQDVGLAVKQLQWSHHRTANRRLRTGAGLSLVQWDVLRHLHREPDASLHDLATATFQTDQSMGELAKRMVDRGLVIRAAGPGRAVRHRLTDEGEAAYRTGSGIVDGVLADSIGILTVSERTSLHAMLTKAASGLGESGRPEDV